The genomic region tcgtgtGAAGGATTGGGTAAAACCAAATGGTGACCATATCGAATGAAAagagagctcctcctcctatttgcggcgtgcgtcttaatacccaccgactccgaacagcagataatttttatgaggagcttttccatggcagaccgctattagaaaaaagttttttcttaattttggtgtcatGCACGGAGATTAGGACGTACGCagatccgaatggtagtcacgcaccaacccattcgactacggcggccgtagTTGTTAGAATCGTCGGTGAATCTTCTCAAGGCGGAGCTCGTAATATTTATGAGGAAAtgtaaaatacccagagctcaacttccctaaTTAGAAGGCGTAGAAGGCGCTCCGCATGCTTACATGGACGCCCAATGTTGAGGAAAGAGTGagaaaggcaacaatcgccttgtatgggtgcaaaggcgcaattggcaaaaggtggttGCGTTGTTTGGCTATATAATAACAATGTAAAGCCAATCTTGTTATAGgaagtcatagtctggtggaactcactagagagaaTGACATTgatgaagaagctggagagagttcagaggtcggcactcaatgttaaatgtggtacccgcaGACATTGCAGGCAGAATTtccgctgcacgtaccgcaatcagactgagaggTTCGGGCTAAAAGCGCAACTTCACTTATgggcatccttagaaactttgagtgCATCCCCCTGACAACGGATCAATGTATACCCTCccttagtccaaccggaactttctccactcatattccatcaAAGGAAGAGTGGAtggggggctacacttggggacagggcttggtgaacttgttcacggatggatggCAATTGGAAGGAAAGGTTAGCGGAGGAgttttttgcgaggagctccccatcagactcaaattcaggttaccggagcACTACAGTgcgttccaggcagaggtagccgcaatcaaggaggcagctgattggctgctcacatgcgtactaGCAGTcgagaaagtaaatatttactccgacagccaagcgggtcagtgatggtgcattcgaaactgctcagggaatgcctggcctCACTTTcaactgcgtccgaattctttggcATAAGTCTCATCTAGGTtactggtcacagcgacattgcgggaaactgtgaggcggataaACTGGCCAGACAAGTCACATGTGaagtgatttccccgcgaagggagagaattgggatcgcCCTGACTAAAGGCgatctgctcctggaaagatgggcttcgcgccaactcagcgagcgttgaaGAAGTACataaacgtgtaaggtcgcgaaatccttcttgCCACGTGTGGATCAgagcgagcttctgaggttgacaaagtCTCAGCTCGAGTCCTTTTGTGTCGAATATATGGACGATGAGGTGGaaccatctcagcaccttctccttagctaccctgctctggcggggttaagatctaggcatctgggctcttacttctttgctacgcctgctgatatagctggcgttgacattaaaaatctaaaaaatttcatcagcagcacaaagcgcaacacaaacgcagcacagtcatcgttcataatccacacactctaaacctatcctcctaaccatcccaccaCTACTTCTCCCCGCCCTTCTCCCTTCATGAGttttctctttcaccttacctgctTCTCAGAGAAAAATGAGACTAACAATAAAAAGACTCATGGAAACAGGGTGAAGCTGTACGAAGCTGAACGcgagcgaaaaaaaaaaccctaGTCGCCGAGGGCAAACCGCTTGCAATAGCCCGGTCCATGGCGATGAGGCCGTCGAATGCGCCTAGCCCCGAACTAGACAACCGCAAAAGATCCCGCTCTGGTGGCTCCACACACACATCGAGTTCCAGGCCGATGAAGCGATTTGCACCAGCTGGGAATGAAAACGACTCGTCCGCAGTGCCCACGCAATCTCTCCGTCGGCTTGCAACTCGATGGAAGGAGTGGAGACCTCAGCCAAAGGCAGTCCTGATCCTGGCAAAGAGGTACCAATGGTCTCTGGAGAGCAGATTACACAGGGTACTTCCACGGAAGTTCCCTGCTCAGTGCCTACTCTggcaccttttttgcacatgcgcGGCTCTACCCACAAGCAGGAACCGTTAGTTAAGATTCTACTTCTTAATATGAATATAGATAacctatacactttaggtatcaacaaccttttacgctttgtcaaaaactcaggatggtttaatatggaaagggaaatgtagctcagcccctgcggctcacaacggactcATTACGTGCTccaagtggcatcgctgtctctatgtgcgatgcggctgccaaacctaacctaacctggggCACAAGAAACCGCCCAACTCCCagtaagcattaaaaaaaatcaaataattttttattaaaatcttttattgTAAGTTTTTCAGACTTAACTATTGCTGCAATTCCTTTAAaagtaagtaataaataaaataggtgATTGTGTGTATAGAATGTCTACGAAATACTTCAGATTCGATAAATGAACGTTTTTTACTTATCACACATGAAATATACACAAAGTGGATGAAGAGTGCACAGACACAGATCAAATTAGaaagtttacttaaattaaatagtaGTCGTTTGAAGAAACTAACGGACACATATTACTAACAGTAATAAATTATAACAATAATTGGAAGAtaaaatttcgtaaaattttctaCGAATAATTGGCAATGTTGAAGCATTATTCATTATGTATCTACTataaaaagtacatacatacatataaaaatgttaggAAGGGTCTTCAACGCCAAAAAGTCAGCGTGAATTGTAGTTTTCCAAGGCCctttataatttgatttatttaaaacttaataaaCTTTAGCGTTTATACGCTTGGAACGGTCATCGATgcagtaaaattttaattttatgtatctACTTAAatgtttacatacacatatgattGATTTTCACACTTTACAACTGCTAGTTATtgcttaatttttcaattttcatgaGCCGAACACTCAAAACAACTATAATTATCAATATATTACCGCTTATTAACTCAACGTTGCTGTTGCATTTGCAAGAGCACACGCCCATTTTCTATAATCAAACCTACAGTCCCTCATTGCGAACCGTCCATTTATGCGCGCATTTATGTAGAAGCGCGCACTGTaagtattataatatatttaatatattcaattccATCATAAAAACGGCTCACATCTTTTTTCAGCTCTCTAAAATCTctatcaattaaaatttcttcaaatttaacaaaataaattctctGATCTTCTCAACGTCCGATATGAATGTCCCATGAAACCCGCGCGCTGCGTTTTAGTacgttgcatttttttttttttgttttttaccacCTGGGTTTGATTGCTTTGAACCACCACTGCTGATAGCCATCGTTCACATCACAATGGGCCAAGAACAGTTGCTGCGTTGTCGGATGTACCGCCACGCATTTTTTGTGCGTGCGATGCAGCAAGTGCTTCGTGTTTTCATCATAATTCCACGGTCCATCCACTGTACCCAAACGACATACAGCCAATTTAATGCCCTGCCGATCTGCCTCCACACAACGCTCGCCCACGCCCAATTGCCCGGCGGCATTCAAACGTATCAGCTGATTGTTACCCCCACCATGGCAGTGCGTGAGTCCCATTATGGCCGGTGGCTGATGGCCCATTGAATCTAGACAACCGTCGGTAGCCACGGAACGCAATTCGCCCCAATGTAAGTTGGCTGGCAGTGCTGGGAATTTGTCATACACATCGTAGGCAATGTTGTCCATAAACCACTGAAAAGATTTACAATTTAAGCGCTTTTTCAGCGCCAACTGCTCGCTAATATCGCCCATATCGAGGTAGCGCGCCAACGGTTCTCTGGTGTAGAAATATTCTTTATGCGTATCATCGAACCATGTCTCAATGACACGTTTGTAATTGATTGTAATTAAGGGGCCCTTCTTGGCTTGCGCCAGCTTGCCGAAATTGTATGGCATGAAACCGCGATAAACGTGACCTACACGCGAACACGGCACCCATTCAATGCTGCCGCCACACTGCCATATCTTGAAGCTCAACTCGAAGTTTTCGCCACCCCACACCAATAGACCGGGATCGTATGCGCCCAATTCCAGAAAGTATTCTCGATTAATGGCAAACAGCCCACCGGCGTGTGTAGGGCTGCGGTATGGCTCGGAGTTGTGTGCACGACGGCGTTGCTCGCGTTTAGGCACCTCGTTCTCTTTGTACAGCATTCCCCATTCAAATATGCCACGAAAATGCGCATCGCTGCCATATACCGGGCGATATTCAAAGGTTTTATGATCAATGCCATCAATAATGGGCACCGTCATAACGGTGCGATCACGATAGATGGGCGCCAAGAGCGGTGGCAACCAATTTGTATTCACCTCACAGTGCGCATCGAGGAAAACAATGACTTCGCCTGTAGGTGAAACAAAAGaagcgaatattgtaaaaaagttgaaaatagcaaaaaaaaaaatttgtgcattACCGCTCGCTTCCTGTGCACCTCTAGAGCGTGTACGGATGAGACCTTCGCGTTCGCTATTACGTATCAGTTTTACTAAGCCATGGAATTGTTGAATGTATTTATCCAATTTCTCACGCAAGTCCTGCTTGTCCGAATAATcgtccaccaaaataatttcatgcAACATATGCTTTGGCGAACGATCAATCACCGAATGAACTGTGCGCATAAGCACCGAGAATCCTTCGTTGTGGAAAACAATAATGACGCTGGTTTTGGGTAAATCGTACGGATAGTCCCAATGCTTGCACTCATCCAAACGGGTATCGCGCACAGAACGATGCATTGATATCTCGTCGGAGCACGCAATATTCATGCCATACTCCATTTCCGACTCATCTGCGCGATTCTTCTTATCGGCCGAGAGTTGATATGCTTCGCCATTCTCGCCTGGTCCGGAGCGCTCTTCTACATTTTTCGGCTCGAAATTTCCAAGTCCTGAAAGTAGTCaaagtatgattttttttaaatacaaaaaataggatttaaaaaaaatgtgtttttcgtATAGGTCAAATTGAgatattatcattaaaaattacgcataaaatgtttctgatacagggtttgattgaaaagtaataagccttctcgcgcggagcgtctgccaagcgatcaaccgaatcggctggtggggaaaaatgatcgttggatcttccccttccactagaaaccggtgcCAGTTCGCTGGccacagcggtgcagtcaacatcgctccgcgcgtgaaagctgttttaaaagtgtgttaggattttgcagtggcgaaaatgcagtgatcgttggagcaacgttactcgatcaaattttgcataaagctaaacaaaatgagtgccgaaaccattgggctactcaaggaggcttacggggaccaatctctgtccagtgcccaggaaAAATGGTGGCagaagtcgttcaaggaaggccgggaggacgtcgaaaacgaacagcgatctggaaggccttcgacgacgcaaacaaacACTGTAAACGCGGAATTTTGcgaagaagtgctccttcggctgaaaaaccgcgtcgcccgggctCGGCCCGACCTcttcaacaattggacccttcgtCACAacccttcctctgcacctctgcattgaccaagatgggggttccggtgcttccccaccctccttacagcccagacctgtgccctctggacttcttcttgttcccgcgcctgaaaagaaaactgaaagggaggcgtttcgactccatcgaggcgatccaataaactgtgacagccgaattgaacgcgattccggcggaggagttttaaaaatgtttcctgcagtggaaggaccgctcccagcggtgtattgacgctcaagggtcctattttgaaaaatattagttgtataagccaaatcaaaccctgtattataGCGCACAGCCCCGTGCATCGGCGGtcattcccacgacagtcggtccTACGTAACCGAAACAACCCGGATttgtatccggccaaggactgtcacttcagcagcatttcccgtacatgtatgaggaatgtttatgctgctacaacaagaaccgtaataataataatggtacCCACTAAAATATCTGGGCACAGCGGCAGTAAAGTATGTCACCAAATATGTCAATTTGACGCTGGCCTCTCAAATTTtgcttgaaataaataaaccgAGAATATGGTTTAGCTACTGAAACCTGGAAACCCCAAGTGAGGAACAGTCTtatgtctctctctctctctctctctctctcaagtTCTTCCTAGgtttgcgttgttgttgttttatcaTCATTAGGCTCTATAACTTTACACGTAACCTTGCCAAAAGAATTTGACACAATTATTCTCGCGACAGACGGCAAATAATTTTTGCGGTCGGCAGTCATtagtaatttttagaaaaatttttagcaaatttttatttacaaaacggCAGTTGTTTGTAGCAGCATGCTGCTGAATGTATTATGAAGGCATTCGGCAtctaaactttaaaatttgctgCAATGTGGCGTTCAACGATTCAAAGCCTCCACTTAATGGCGAGCTTATTTGTTCAGCCTGTTTATTGTAcatacagctgttgacagctaattagaaacgacacttatttcaaaataaattccttttaaacacgtattttcataactttttgccaattttatttaaacatatgataaacttaaaaactagtggaaaacaatttaatcgcaattctttattaaatatatatatatttttttaaagcatgtgaaatgcacgatttggatagggcaactaattagaaacagtaatgtattatcagatcaacataaagattatgttagtatttggttccataacccttttgcttcaacactgcctcacatcgattgcgcattgatgtaatgagattttgacagcgcgccacaggtgttgcttgccatgccgtttttacttcggcaaaaaggaTATCCATATTTaggatatttttggcactcacggcttttttaacgtcaccccagagaagctctattgggtttaagtccggaccggatgatggccattccaaaacattgatggaattttcgtcgaaaaactgtttcgtcaactttgccgtgtgctttggatcattatcctgttaaaacttccatataacaggcaaattttcctcagcccacgccattttttagtatatcgacgtatttctccttatttaaaattccatcaatcctatggattgggccaacaccattccaccagaaacatccccacaccatgattgatcctccacaatgcttcactaccagtgaaacgtagcgaggattgaGTTCATGGTTGATTGGCCGTCCATATGGCCCTATGCGATTTATCTTAGTTTCATCGCCCCAAAtgatatatttccattgatttggagtccatgaccaattggatctcgcaaagactactcgccatctcctttgtatcttggttagaaggggcttcttgcgtgctgctctgctatgcagtccagattcgaccagacgccgagAAATTGTtctcttggatatttcgaaattatattgatcctgaatttcccgttggatgtcagtggaagtcttttttgggtctcttttggagatgattgctatcttgcggtcaatttctgctgaagttttccggggccttttcttacgtggaacattttcaacagtcttaaaaagttggatatgctttaaggcgttaaaaccatttttttgagcatttgacttgcttagaaatttcactgtacgactttccagctttacgaaggtcaaaaatggagctccgcagggcaggtgtacagctgctgctttttcccattacaaatcttgaagacgaatattttagttgcttttaaacaaccaatttaaaatatatatataccaaaaagtcgattatattactattaaaataacacaacttgccgaatatgcttccattgaacaactgtttctaattacttgtctcagtttatttaccttgaactaagtaacccatgcactgcgttggataatattaacggtacttcaatttcacaactacaaaactaggcgcattgggtagtaaatagagtaacaaaagcaatgcaaatgattttaagagaaaaaataacggtaaatttaagtagcttaatattatgctcatcaagcaTTTATCAAAAAggagcgtttctaattagctgacaacagctgtacATATCTGCGAAATTTTGTCAAtgcaataactaaaataaactttccaatttgaatttatttatttagcatttaaataaatttttagatatagctttaaaatcaattttaataaaagtagcGGCATGTGATGTTACTATGAATAGAACacagtttaattaaaatataatttttgttgttgttttgtcaaaagttcacagatacatacatattaatttCTTGGCACCTCCTTTATGGTCTAttctatctttatttttttaaaagtgttGCTGATGATCTACTAGACCTTCCCCTAGAAAAggggaagaaaaaaatacattcacccagaaaagaaaaaaaaaaaacaaaaaaaaaacaaactatgcACCGCGTTTCACTGCTGCTCTTCTAGTCAACGCATACACTCAATTGttttacaataaacaaaaaaaaacgaaatgcgACGAATATATTCACTAATATTCAAGTTATCATTCAAGTAACTATTCATATTAAATATGCAATTGTACAATTTGTTAACTCATGCCTTAAAATCAAACGGAGCATTGTCTTACCAATATATTTACATTTCACAAATACTCACATTTCATTGCactaaatatttgcatttcaaaATGTCACTCTGAATGTTTTAGAGAGCACAATAAATATGTAGGTAAATTTTTCACCTTGGTTACATTTCAGCGCCGCATACTCTCTTTTGTCAGTGACATTTT from Anastrepha obliqua isolate idAnaObli1 chromosome 2, idAnaObli1_1.0, whole genome shotgun sequence harbors:
- the LOC129238709 gene encoding N-acetylgalactosaminyltransferase 7, which gives rise to MRVSNVRGGRLCRIAFCCCIIIPLIYLLVTWNDTKRGLNSYHGKFSRFHHQRLEGRPREVPKLVEGLGNFEPKNVEERSGPGENGEAYQLSADKKNRADESEMEYGMNIACSDEISMHRSVRDTRLDECKHWDYPYDLPKTSVIIVFHNEGFSVLMRTVHSVIDRSPKHMLHEIILVDDYSDKQDLREKLDKYIQQFHGLVKLIRNSEREGLIRTRSRGAQEASGEVIVFLDAHCEVNTNWLPPLLAPIYRDRTVMTVPIIDGIDHKTFEYRPVYGSDAHFRGIFEWGMLYKENEVPKREQRRRAHNSEPYRSPTHAGGLFAINREYFLELGAYDPGLLVWGGENFELSFKIWQCGGSIEWVPCSRVGHVYRGFMPYNFGKLAQAKKGPLITINYKRVIETWFDDTHKEYFYTREPLARYLDMGDISEQLALKKRLNCKSFQWFMDNIAYDVYDKFPALPANLHWGELRSVATDGCLDSMGHQPPAIMGLTHCHGGGNNQLIRLNAAGQLGVGERCVEADRQGIKLAVCRLGTVDGPWNYDENTKHLLHRTHKKCVAVHPTTQQLFLAHCDVNDGYQQWWFKAIKPRW